In one window of Brassica rapa cultivar Chiifu-401-42 chromosome A07, CAAS_Brap_v3.01, whole genome shotgun sequence DNA:
- the LOC103831121 gene encoding receptor-like serine/threonine-protein kinase SD1-8 isoform X2 — protein MLILSVIVFCFWRRRQKQAKADATPIVGNQVLMNEVVLPRKKIHFSGEDEVENLELSLMEFEAVVTATEHFSDFNKVGKGGFGVVYKGRLVDGQEIAVKRLSEMSAQGTDEFMNEVRLIAKLQHNNLVRLLGCCVYEGEKILIYEYLENLSLDSHLFDETRSCMLNWQMRFDIINGIARGLLYLHQDSRFRIIHRDLKASNVLLDKDMTPKISDFGMARIFGQDETEADTRKVVGTYGYMSPEYAMNGTFSMKSDVFSFGVLLLEIISGKRNKGFCDSDSNLNLLGCVWRNWKEGQGLEIVDRVIIDSSSPTFRPREILRCLQIGLLCVQERVEDRPMMSSVVLMLGSETALIPQPKQPGYCVSQSSLETYSSWSKLRDDENWTVNQITMSIIDAR, from the exons ATGCTTATTCTGAGTGTTATCGTCTTCTGCTTTTGGAGGAGAAGACAGAAGCAAGCAAAAGCAGATGCAACACCTATTG TGGGAAATCAAGTTCTAATGAACGAGGTGGTGTTACCAAGAAAGAAGATACATTTTTCTGGTGAGGACGAAGTAGAAAATTTGGAACTTTCATTGATGGAGTTTGAAGCTGTTGTCACAGCCACCGAACATTTCTCTGATTTTAACAAGGTCGGAAAAGGTGGTTTTGGTGTTGTTTACAAG GGAAGGTTAGTTGACGGGCAAGAAATTGCAGTTAAGAGACTATCAGAAATGTCAGCTCAAGGTACCGATGAGTTCATGAACGAAGTCAGGCTAATTGCAAAGCTTCAGCACAATAATCTTGTCCGACTTCTTGGCTGTTGTGTTTATGAGGGCGAGAAGATCTTAATTTACGAGTACTTGGAGAATCTAAGCCTCGACTCTCATCTCTTTG ATGAAACCAGGAGCTGTATGTTAAATTGGCAAATGAGATTTGATATTATCAATGGTATTGCCCGAGGGCTTCTGTATCTTCACCAAGATTCACGGTTTAGAATCATCCATAGGGATTTGAAAGCAAGCAATGTCTTGCTTGATAAAGATATGACTCCAAAAATTTCAGACTTCGGAATGGCAAGGATCTTTGGACAAGATGAGACGGAAGCTGACACGAGGAAGGTGGTCGGAACTTA TGGCTACATGTCTCCAGAATATGCGATGAACGGGACATTCTCGATGAAGTCAGATGTGTTCAGTTTTGGGGTCTTGCTTCTTGAAATTATAAGTGGCAAGAGGAACAAAGGCTTCTGCGACTCGGATAGTAATCTTAATCTTCTCGGATGT GTGTGGAGAAATTGGAAAGAAGGTCAAGGTCTAGAGATAGTAGACAGGGTCATCATAGATTCTTCATCACCAACGTTCAGGCCACGTGAAATCTTAAGATGCTTACAAATTGGCCTCTTGTGTGTTCAAGAACGTGTAGAGGATAGACCAATGATGTCGTCAGTAGTTTTGATGCTCGGAAGTGAAACTGCATTGATTCCTCAACCTAAACAACCAGGTTATTGCGTCAGCCAAAGTTCTCTGGAAACTTATTCTAGTTGGAGTAAACTGCGTGACGATGAAAATTGGACAGTGAACCAAATCACCATGTCGATCATTGACGCTCGGTAA